The Thiomicrorhabdus aquaedulcis sequence GCTTCGGGTGCGGCTGAAAATGTTAAATTAATTGTGGTGTCAAATTTAGTGCGCACTATGAAGGAGCTGCAACAAGGCGGTATGTGGATGATTGGGTTGGCGGGTGAAACCGAGCAAACCATTTATGACCATGATTTAACAGGTTCAATCGGCATTGTGATGGGAACCGAAGGCTCTGGTTTACGTCGTTTGATAAAGCACGAGTGTGATCATTTGGCGTCTATACCCATGGTGGGTGTTGTAGAAAGTTTAAACGTGTCTGTGGCCACTGGAGTCGTTTTGTATGAAGCCTTTAGACAACGCCGTGTTGCGCCAACGTTAGCCTGAGTTGAGTGGCGTAAAGACGCTAATTAAGACGTTAATTTAAGACATGTAAACAATGTGTTGTATTAAATGAAGCAAAAAAGCCGACCAGGCCTGGTCGGCTTTTTTGTTTTTAGAGCGCCGATAGGCACAATCTATTACGCTAAAAAAATATCTCCCTTGTCATCAATTTTAATATCAATGACCCGCAACGATTCGTTCCAGCATGGCCCATCAATACACAAACCGTCTTCTATATTAAAAAAGCCTCATGCACTGAGCATTTAAGGGTTTTTTCAAATGGGTTTACGTCAATTTTAAACGCTTCATTAAGCGGCACGTTTTGATGTGGGCAGTTGTTCTCATAAGCTTTTACCGTATCGTCAAACTTAATAAGTACCACAGACGGAGCACCGTCTTTGGCTGGGGTAACTAGGGTTTTGGCGTTGCTCAATTGTTTAATATTTGCCAATGGCGTTGCATGATTGTCCAATAGTAAGTTGTCCAGGCCTGGTTGTCGGCATTTTTTGGCGGCTAACGAATTGGCGTGCGTGACCGCTTGGCTTAAAGACATTTCTTTTACTAAACCATCAATTAACCCTGCGTTAAACGTATCCCCAGCACCTAAAGTATCCACAATCGGCATAACAGGCTCGGCGGGTAAGTGGTGTACCGAGTCGTTTGGAGTACTGTACCAAACGCCTTTTGCTCCCCATGTACACACTAAATTTGCGTGTTTGACTGTTTTTTTAATAGCATTTAGCAATGATTGGCCATCAATAAAGCCTTTGGCTTTAGCGTAATGGTGCGAAAAAATAATTAAATTAACCTGAGGAAATAACGCTTCAATGCCTTCACGAGGTTTTTCAACTTCTAATGAAATGGGTTGATGGCTTAAAAATGTTTTAGCGATATTGAGCATGCCACTTAAGTTGTCAAGGTTACGACCTTCAAAATGCAGCCAGTCATATTCTTCAATCTCAATTTTGGCAAAATGCTCAAAGCTCAGCTCGGGTAAGTCGCGAAAATGCACAATGGTTCGATGGCCATTCTGGGCATTTAGGGTAATAAATGAGGTAGGTGTACGACCTTTAATAAAGGTTTGTATGTGCTGAGTATCAATTTTACGTGCGCGTAAGTTGCTTAACAACTGTTTAGCTTCGCCATCGGCCGCCAGCGTGGCGCATAGTGCAGTTTGATGGCCTAATTGAGTTAGTACATGCAAGCTGTTACTGGCATTACCACCGCTGGTGGTTTGTTTTTGTGTGGCGCGAATCTCTTCATCTTCGAGGGGATGGTGAGGAACGGTTAAGACAATGTCGAGTACCACGTTGCCGATGCCTAAAATTTTTGCCATGAAGGGTTTCCTAAACGTTGTATGTAATAAAGCAGTTTAAAATGTCGAGTAGTAAAAATCTCTGAGTGCGGCTGTACGCAATTAGAGTTGCCGAATCGAATTTTAGCATATTTACAGTAATCATCACGGTTGACAAAAGACGATTGTCAATAAATATAAAAGGTGAATAATTTTTAAAATAACTTGACAAGGCCTGTGCTAGAGTTAATTTTTATATTTATATTCTGTTGTCATTAAGTACTGTAACATATTGTTTCTATTATGTTATATGTCTATTTTATAAAGCAATAACTTGGATTATGGTTCACGTTTGTTTATCCACAAAAGCTGTGGATAACTTTGTGAGTAATCTTTATAAAGCACGCTTAAGTGCTTTAAAATAGGATATAAATATTAAACTGATTAAATTTTAATCAATCGTTTAAATTGCACCCAAAGTCGGTAATGCCATTTCATGTCTATTTTTAAATATTGTCAAAATAAAGCTCTCACAAAGGCTTAATTAACTCAAAAAATCGCTCGAACGGGTGATATACAGAAAACCACTTCACTTTTACCATAAGGGCGTAAACACAATAAAGGTACGGCCGCTAAAACTTATCTTGTATCAAGAAAAATCATAAGGTTGCAAAAAGGGGGTTACAATTTGTAAATAGAAAACTCTTAACCAGCGTGCCGTTTTGGGTGGGTAAAATTAAAAAGTCTTTGGTCATGTTTACCAGTATCTAATAAAAATTTTTCTGTCTTGATGCTATTTTTATGGATGTAAAACGCGAGCAAAGGTTTTGTTAAAGAATAGGTGATGCTATGAATGAAATAAAATCGGCTTTTAATGTTGGCTGTTTAAACTGTGGATTGCAAAAAATCTGTTTTCCAACAGGCCTGCAGAAAAGTGAAATTGACCGTTTAGATGAGATTGTGGAGCGAAAAAGTCCTTTAAAAAAAGGCCAACATCTTTTTTCAACAGGCGACGTATTTAGTTCTTTATTTGCCATTCGAGCAGGGGTTGTAAAAGTGTACTCTTACTCTGATGTGGGAGAGGAAGTTATACACGGATTTTATTTACCCGGCGATGTGATTGGCGTAGAGGCTGTTGCCACTAAAACGCATCATTTAAATGCCATTGCCTTAGACGCTACTAGTGTATGTGCACTGCCTTTTGATGAGTTGAGTGAGTTGTCATTGCAGATTCCACATTTAAATCAGCAAATGTTTACTATTATGAGTAAAGAGGTAAACGAAGGGCGTATTCATGCCGAAATGTTAACCAAACGTAATGCGGATCAGCGTGTGGCGCAATTTATTTGGGATATGGCCGAGCGTTATCGTAATCGTGGTTATTTTCATAAAGAATTTAGGTTAGGCATATTACACCGTGATGTGGCTGTGTATTTGGGCTTAACTCCAGAAACGGTGTCACGTATTTTAGCCAAGTTGCATCAAGATCAAATAGCCACGTGGAAAAAGAAAGAGGTGGTTATTCATAACGAATCCAAGTTACGGGCGTTAGCGGGTTTATTACACTGTGATTTAAATTATTACTCGCCAAAGCTACTGGCTGTTTGATGGTGGAAAAAAATGCTTTTATTGAGACCTTTGCACGAGTGGGGTGCGAAAAAAAAT is a genomic window containing:
- a CDS encoding PfkB family carbohydrate kinase, yielding MAKILGIGNVVLDIVLTVPHHPLEDEEIRATQKQTTSGGNASNSLHVLTQLGHQTALCATLAADGEAKQLLSNLRARKIDTQHIQTFIKGRTPTSFITLNAQNGHRTIVHFRDLPELSFEHFAKIEIEEYDWLHFEGRNLDNLSGMLNIAKTFLSHQPISLEVEKPREGIEALFPQVNLIIFSHHYAKAKGFIDGQSLLNAIKKTVKHANLVCTWGAKGVWYSTPNDSVHHLPAEPVMPIVDTLGAGDTFNAGLIDGLVKEMSLSQAVTHANSLAAKKCRQPGLDNLLLDNHATPLANIKQLSNAKTLVTPAKDGAPSVVLIKFDDTVKAYENNCPHQNVPLNEAFKIDVNPFEKTLKCSVHEAFLI
- the fnr gene encoding fumarate/nitrate reduction transcriptional regulator Fnr, encoding MNEIKSAFNVGCLNCGLQKICFPTGLQKSEIDRLDEIVERKSPLKKGQHLFSTGDVFSSLFAIRAGVVKVYSYSDVGEEVIHGFYLPGDVIGVEAVATKTHHLNAIALDATSVCALPFDELSELSLQIPHLNQQMFTIMSKEVNEGRIHAEMLTKRNADQRVAQFIWDMAERYRNRGYFHKEFRLGILHRDVAVYLGLTPETVSRILAKLHQDQIATWKKKEVVIHNESKLRALAGLLHCDLNYYSPKLLAV